The DNA region GTTAAAAACAAAGTTGGAAGTCCTCTGAGAGGTTTGGTAAAAATATCTTCGAAATGGCCATTGCATTTTACAAAACCAACTGTGTGATTCCTTTGAATATCAATATGATTCAATGCAACAtcactattttattttattttattttaaaataaattaaaattttatcACAATTTACACTAAAGGTATCGGTACCCAACTCAGATTCATGGGTACCAAAGAATTTACCTTATTTTTTCCTTGTTAAATGGTAATCAATTATTGTGTTTTGCTCTCACATTTTTTCATCGAGTTGAATACAGTTTCTAGAGAAGTTTGGCTGTCTGTCACAAATTAACTTCATATTCATGACGTCAGGGATCAGCCAGTTCAAGCAGTTGTCTTAGCCCCATAAGTTCACATTGTATTGTCGCTGTAGTATGTAATTTGCCTAGGCACTAGATCTAGAAACAATGTTTTGCTTCTAGTTTTTTCCTTGGGATTAAGATTCCGCCACAAAGGTACAATACCTTGAAGTTGATCTTCTATCTTATGGTAAACCAAAAATTTCAGCCCTGCCTTTTGGTATCACAAATTAACCCTTTTATAGTGCAGTTTCGATATGCCTAAGAATGTGAACCACAACATCCCAAAGGAGATTAGATTGTCAACTGTCTGACTCAAAAGTAATTGTTGCTCTAGTTACTGTTAGATTATTCTGTTTAGACGACTATATTTCCCAGGGTCTGTTAATGGCAGCCCTTGCCTCAGTAGCAGTTTGATATTAGGATCCAGTGGATAGTATATCGAGACAATAGACCACAATGTCTGTTTCCTAAAGCAAGTTTCTGGCTCTGGGCTACGGCATTGTTTATAATCTGATTGCCCTTAAAACACAAGACATTGACATTCGAACTTCACAAAATTGATAATTTAATTGCCTCTAAATGTAGCATGACAATGAAATGTGAAAGTTTGACTGATGGATATATTGTAAGATAAAATAGTAGAACTGATTTGTGCATCATAAATGTCGTTTACTTTCAATATTGGTGCTTATTTCATCAATGACGTTTTTGTATTTTATGTAATGTTGGTCAGGGAGCTGTTAGAGTCATGGCAAAAGATCTTGTTAGAACAAGGCATCAGATTGAAAAGTTTTACAAGCTAAAATCACAGCTCCAAGGTGTATCACTCAGAATTCAGGTATGTAGTTGTTACTATTTGTTCTTGCATATATAGTCATTATTGGATATTATTATGTTCTAAGGCTCAAAGCACTGTTTGTTTCTTGGAATATAGTTAATTAGCTAACACCGATAAAATTTGATCAAACACCATGACTTTACCTTATTTGATTACTGAAAGCTAGTTATAATTTGTACTACAATTTTTCAGACATTGAAATCAACACAAGCAATGGGCGAGGCTATGAAAGGTGTGACAAAGGCCATGGGGCAAATGAATAGGCAGATGAACTTGCCAAATTTGCAAAAAATCATGCAAGATTTTGAGAGACAGAACGAGAAGATGGAATTGACAATGGAAGTGATGGGAGACGCAATAGACGATGCTTTGGAGggggatgaagaagaagaggaaacAGACGATCTAGTGAACCAGGTTCTCGATGAGATTGGAATTGACATAAACCAAGAGGTATGTTTCTTACTTATTTCCAGTTTAACATTACTTTTCACCTGAAGGTATATGACAATAGTGTAGTGACTATAACAATGCATTACGAGTTTTTCTTTCGATGTGCAGCTTGTAAATGCACCATCATCAGCTGTTGCTGCCCCGGCTGCAAAGACTAAGGTACCTCAAGCTGAGAGTGCTGCGACTGATGATGGCGGGATAGATAGTGATTTACAGGCAAGATTAGATAACTTGAGAAAAATGTAGTCTTTCATCAATGAACCTCTTGTTTACTGGGAAAAATGAACTTCATATGTATCATATAATTGACAAGGTGTGCCGTGATTTGATGAACTCATCATGATTATAAGTAGATGCTATTTTgtataaataaaattattttttcagTTTTATATTATTGGTACATACTTTGGATTTTTTGTTTGGTAAATGTAGAAAATGAAGTGATGAATCTGAGCATGCTCGGAAAAAAAGAATGTAACataataattatattttatttttggaTAATATCTTTAATATCTATATTAAAGTGTATTGttaaaaatttatttaattactCATAGAATTTAGTATAGATGAGCCTGTGAgatttttaatataaaataagaatttataattattaattaaaaatttAAAGAAAGTGAATGGTATTTTTTTTAGAGAGATGCTCTCCCTTCTTCTCTAACTTTCCCCCAACATTTTTAGGGTTTGATAGCCGCCTCCCACCTTGAAGGTGGCTCTTCTCTCCCACATTTATGATGGTTACCTCCTCCTCTATCAACTCCTTTCAACTTCATACATTGCTCTTATCTAAATAAACTCACTCTTTAATTACCCCATTTCTCTACTTCAATCAACTGTCAACCATATCATATCTTCCTATATCTGTGGCTGCGATCGGAGCCGCCACCACCATTAAGAAATCATCTCTTCCTATATTTGTGGTTGTCATTGGAGCCGCCACCACCACTAAAAAATGGAGAGTTTGTAATGGTAAGTGTTGAAATAcaagagactaagagacatttgaataaaccgtgtgttttgaaaaatattacggagactttattatatatagagagattacagctaattacatgatatagtcgatgtgagactattcgatatacaaatattcttaatattatatttacaaatatcaacactccccctcaagcttgagcatataagtcaaatgcaccatgtttgttacatatataattagttCTGGGGTTTCGCAGGGATTTTGTAAACACGTATGCCAATTAATCATTAGAGTTGACAAAGTTTGTGACGATTTGATTTTCTCTCTGACAAAGTGACAAtctatctcaatatgtttggtcctctcatggaagactggatttgaagcaatgtgcaatgcaacttgattatcacaaataagtgtcattgATCTTACTTCTTCAATTCAAAATTCCCTGAGCAACTGATTTAACCAAATAAATTCACATGTTGCCATTGCCATGGTCCTATACTCTACCTCGACACTTGATCTTGCAACTAcgttttgtttcttacttttctAGGATATAAAGTTTCCTCCAACAAGTACACAATACCCAGAGGTGGATTCTCTATCAATAGGTGACCCTGTCCAATCAGTATCGGAGTATCAAACTATCTGAGTATGTCCTTTATTTTCATATACTATACATTTTTCTAGAGCACatttgatgtatctcagaatccGGATAACAACATCCATGTGTTCTTGATAAGGGGAATTTAAGAACTGACTTACCACACTAACGGCAAAAGAAATGTCTAGATGAGTGATTGTGAGATGATTCAACTTTTCAACCAATCTTCCTATACCTTCCTGAGTCACATAGAGGCTCCCCCTGATTGGGTAGTAGTTTGACACTTAGATCCATATGAGTATCAACTGGTTTAACATTCAACAAACtcgtttcttccaaaatattCATAGCATATTTCCGTTGAGAAATCATCAAACCATCTTTAGATTGGgctacctcaatacccaagaaataacgaagtttaccaagatcttttgtttgaaattgatttgaGAGATGTTGTTTTAACTAGAGTATATCCTGTTGATCACTACCAAttatgacaatatcatctacatacacaaTAAGATAAAGACACCCTTGGGCATCTACatacacaataagataaatacaccCTTGAGTTGAGTGACGATAAAAAATAGAATGATTAACTTCACTACGGACCATACCAAACTGTTGTACTACAATGTTGAATCTGCCGAACCAAGCTCTCAGAGATTGTTTAAGACCATAAAGAGACATGTGTAACCTACACACCATATTCGATGACCCCCCTGAGCAACAAATCCAGGTGGTTTCTCCATATGTACTTCCTCTTtaagatcaccatgtaaaaacCAAAAATCTGAGTGTATCCTTTGGCTACCAAGCGAGCTTTAAATCGATCAATCTTACCATCTGGACCAACCTTCATTGTATAAAGCCAACGACAACCTACTAAAGATTTTccaattaaaaaaaaaatctcacCGGAAGACAGTGGATCAACCGAGTAAAGCACGACGAAGAAAGAATTTTCTCCTAACCAAGCTCTGATACCATGTTGAAATACAggagactaagagacatttgaataaaccgTGTGTTTTAAAAAGTACTACATAGACTTATTATATATA from Lathyrus oleraceus cultivar Zhongwan6 chromosome 1, CAAS_Psat_ZW6_1.0, whole genome shotgun sequence includes:
- the LOC127135573 gene encoding vacuolar protein sorting-associated protein 2 homolog 1, whose protein sequence is MSFIFGKRKTPAELLRENKRMLDKSIREIERERQGLQTQEKKLIGEIKKSAKQGQMGAVRVMAKDLVRTRHQIEKFYKLKSQLQGVSLRIQTLKSTQAMGEAMKGVTKAMGQMNRQMNLPNLQKIMQDFERQNEKMELTMEVMGDAIDDALEGDEEEEETDDLVNQVLDEIGIDINQELVNAPSSAVAAPAAKTKVPQAESAATDDGGIDSDLQARLDNLRKM